The following are encoded together in the Thermoanaerobaculia bacterium genome:
- a CDS encoding tetratricopeptide repeat protein, with the protein MNPKLVFAFIIGLSLGLLLGYIFTDLHYRNLERAQMSGSMMGMGQPQMAPGENPHSMDGVMQRIQDLEGLIEKDPQNYDALVELGNLYYDANIFEKAAPRYEAAVQIKGNDPNVLTDLGTCYRNTGQFDKAVEMYDSASKLDPNHWHSLYNACVVSLYDLKNKDRAKAYYEKLKKVVPKEINLAEVEADLGAS; encoded by the coding sequence ATGAACCCTAAACTCGTATTTGCATTCATCATCGGACTGAGCCTGGGACTCCTCCTGGGATATATCTTTACCGATCTCCACTATCGCAACCTTGAACGGGCTCAGATGTCCGGATCCATGATGGGTATGGGACAGCCCCAGATGGCTCCCGGGGAAAATCCCCACTCCATGGACGGGGTCATGCAGAGAATCCAGGACCTGGAAGGGCTGATCGAGAAGGACCCACAGAATTACGATGCTCTGGTGGAACTGGGAAATCTCTATTACGATGCCAATATCTTCGAGAAGGCTGCTCCCCGCTATGAAGCGGCGGTTCAGATCAAGGGAAATGATCCCAACGTCCTCACCGATCTGGGAACCTGTTACCGTAACACCGGCCAGTTCGACAAGGCGGTTGAAATGTACGACAGTGCTTCGAAGCTGGATCCGAACCACTGGCATTCCCTCTACAACGCCTGTGTGGTTTCTCTCTATGATCTGAAGAATAAGGACCGCGCGAAGGCCTATTATGAAAAGCTCAAAAAGGTGGTTCCGAAAGAGATTAATCTTGCGGAAGTGGAGGCGGATCTCGGAGCTTCCTGA
- a CDS encoding class II aldolase/adducin family protein translates to MVNQNEVAINIPNTWDQIISIGRLLYDKGLIVGGEGNISLRLPDGNLLVTPSRICKGRLTVKDSVMLDPMGGQISGDREPSSELLLHLHIYRQRDDVQAIVHAHPPMATGFAAAGESLSDPILAEMYANFRRVPVTPYANPGSLELAEAIAPFLEDHDALLLRNHGVITFGPDLESAYLRMELVEHFARISLVTRTLGRQSPIPGKYLLLLEEDWRKHRHDPLPTVPKRRSARSLLQELFEELVNRYIKK, encoded by the coding sequence ATGGTCAACCAGAACGAAGTCGCAATAAACATTCCCAACACCTGGGACCAGATTATTTCCATTGGGAGGCTTCTCTACGACAAGGGTCTCATTGTGGGGGGGGAAGGAAATATCAGTCTCCGTCTTCCGGATGGGAATCTCCTGGTCACGCCGTCCCGGATCTGCAAGGGACGTCTTACGGTCAAGGACAGTGTCATGCTCGACCCCATGGGCGGCCAGATCTCAGGGGACCGGGAACCCTCCTCCGAACTTCTCCTTCACCTCCATATTTACAGGCAGAGGGACGATGTGCAGGCCATTGTCCATGCCCATCCCCCCATGGCCACGGGGTTTGCCGCGGCGGGAGAATCACTCAGCGATCCGATCCTGGCGGAAATGTATGCCAATTTCCGGAGGGTACCCGTCACTCCCTACGCCAATCCGGGCTCCCTGGAACTTGCGGAGGCCATCGCTCCCTTCCTTGAGGATCACGATGCCCTTCTCCTTAGAAACCACGGAGTCATTACATTCGGGCCCGACCTGGAATCGGCCTATCTTCGAATGGAACTGGTGGAACACTTTGCCCGAATCTCACTGGTGACCCGGACCCTGGGTCGTCAGTCCCCGATTCCCGGTAAGTACCTGCTTCTCCTGGAGGAGGATTGGCGGAAGCACCGGCACGATCCCTTGCCCACGGTCCCGAAGCGCAGAAGCGCCCGGTCACTCCTTCAGGAGCTCTTCGAAGAGCTGGTTAACCGCTACATCAAGAAATAA
- a CDS encoding M12 family metallo-peptidase, whose amino-acid sequence MKTAMVLISFMLQGMIQASVPSPFLPGTEQYSQPGSSYFPEELTASLDPDFLNKAQNLGRIQIDNLPLSNGQWVTVELTEFDPFSPGAKIIEMSDEGPIIHEPSRNRTYFKGHVLGRSHDSLALFALWPSGFSGFIQLERTRYIFGIKHTSDEKPLAAVSRFDPSVDPSKILSCCNDQDDSINEIPSLQDIVNQDPAFRVPSSGTLKADLALDMDYEAYTHFGSVQAAVDYATDLTAAISVFYERDADTIISIGNIVVWTSTASPYPYTGSTTSALLTQIGTYYQTYMGSVNRATAILLSLKNLGGGIAWRCTGGCLCSTTYGYGVIGINGTYGYPTTSYTWDADGYAHELGHNFGSRHTHCYQDPPGTWLDCCYVGNPVETGCCEGPAAESDGTIMSYCHLWPPYDKPLIFHEYVKPIIRTGAENASCVLEAGSPGTLVEDGSGDGVMVSKQTGYVPISFSFDDGSPNTNVGFGGTSTSRLAWIKRFSPSEYPITVTEVNVIFWDGTISVGRNIQILFYRDTSGSGSPSNSTLDYTQNVTVQVVSSSSWNNYTLSTPQTVTVGDFYVGFYDLDAPTYPGSYPAAADTNTPPSGRCFYKSNSTTPSGYTSTDSYGWNWMIRAAGTRSPSGDDILLTWGDPCNVATEPSQSFAVYSKSLSLLESEGYDPNPLSCTESGHSYSTNISGDAYFTVVPILGPNEGGHGFSRTTTNTCATINPDPSCP is encoded by the coding sequence ATGAAAACTGCCATGGTTCTTATCTCATTCATGCTTCAGGGTATGATCCAGGCATCGGTTCCTTCCCCCTTCCTGCCGGGAACAGAGCAATATTCCCAACCGGGTTCGTCCTATTTTCCTGAAGAACTCACGGCCTCCCTGGATCCGGATTTTCTGAATAAGGCTCAAAACTTAGGGCGTATTCAGATTGACAATCTCCCTCTTTCAAACGGCCAATGGGTTACCGTCGAGCTGACAGAATTCGATCCCTTTTCCCCCGGCGCTAAAATTATTGAAATGTCCGACGAGGGTCCAATCATTCATGAACCGAGCCGAAACCGAACCTATTTTAAAGGCCATGTCCTGGGGAGATCGCACGATTCTCTCGCCCTGTTTGCCTTGTGGCCCAGCGGCTTTTCCGGATTCATCCAGCTGGAACGAACCCGGTACATCTTTGGTATAAAACATACGTCGGACGAAAAGCCCCTCGCCGCCGTGAGCCGGTTCGATCCTTCCGTGGATCCCTCAAAGATTCTTTCTTGCTGTAACGATCAGGATGATTCCATCAACGAGATCCCCTCTCTTCAGGATATCGTCAACCAGGATCCTGCCTTTCGTGTCCCCAGTTCCGGAACTCTGAAAGCGGATCTGGCTCTGGACATGGATTATGAAGCCTATACACATTTCGGATCGGTTCAAGCTGCTGTTGACTATGCTACAGATCTAACCGCTGCCATTTCAGTATTCTACGAAAGGGATGCCGACACCATAATCAGTATTGGTAATATCGTCGTCTGGACATCTACAGCTTCTCCCTACCCGTATACAGGATCGACAACATCCGCATTGCTCACTCAGATCGGAACCTATTACCAGACATACATGGGAAGCGTAAACAGGGCGACCGCCATTCTCCTCTCACTTAAAAACCTGGGCGGCGGGATTGCGTGGCGTTGTACCGGTGGATGCCTCTGCAGTACCACATATGGGTACGGAGTTATCGGAATCAACGGCACCTACGGCTACCCCACCACATCCTATACGTGGGATGCCGATGGATACGCGCACGAACTTGGACACAACTTCGGTTCCCGGCACACTCACTGCTATCAGGACCCTCCCGGAACCTGGCTCGACTGCTGTTATGTGGGAAATCCTGTGGAAACAGGGTGCTGTGAAGGACCAGCCGCCGAGTCGGACGGGACGATCATGAGCTACTGTCACCTGTGGCCGCCGTACGACAAGCCCCTCATCTTCCATGAATACGTCAAACCGATCATCCGGACCGGAGCAGAAAATGCATCGTGCGTTTTAGAGGCTGGCTCGCCCGGTACGCTCGTAGAAGATGGCTCGGGAGATGGTGTGATGGTAAGCAAACAGACAGGATACGTTCCTATATCTTTTTCCTTTGACGACGGTTCACCAAATACAAATGTTGGATTTGGCGGTACCAGCACTAGCCGCCTTGCATGGATCAAACGCTTTAGTCCTTCTGAATATCCAATCACCGTTACTGAAGTTAATGTAATTTTCTGGGATGGTACAATTTCAGTTGGCCGGAATATACAGATTCTTTTTTACAGAGATACATCGGGCTCTGGTTCACCTTCCAATTCCACACTCGATTATACTCAGAATGTCACTGTTCAGGTTGTTAGCTCTTCAAGTTGGAATAACTATACATTAAGCACACCTCAAACAGTTACTGTCGGTGATTTCTATGTTGGATTCTACGATTTGGATGCACCAACATATCCGGGATCTTACCCAGCAGCAGCTGACACGAACACCCCACCATCTGGTAGATGTTTTTACAAAAGCAACAGTACAACACCTTCAGGGTATACCAGTACAGATTCATATGGTTGGAACTGGATGATCAGAGCGGCGGGAACGCGCTCTCCATCCGGGGACGATATCCTTCTGACATGGGGTGATCCCTGTAACGTGGCAACGGAGCCTTCGCAGAGCTTTGCCGTCTACTCAAAATCTCTTTCTCTCCTTGAAAGTGAAGGATACGATCCCAATCCCTTAAGCTGCACGGAAAGTGGGCATTCCTACTCAACAAACATTTCAGGTGACGCCTACTTCACCGTAGTTCCGATTCTGGGACCTAACGAGGGCGGTCACGGATTTTCACGCACGACGACGAACACCTGTGCGACGATCAATCCCGACCCCTCCTGCCCTTAG
- the fabF gene encoding beta-ketoacyl-ACP synthase II: protein MTSERVVVTGLGLVTPLGTGVQKTWNALVSGTSGIAPITQFDTTDFPVIIAGEVKDFVTEEWYDPKEARKVDRFVHLAISAAEQAVRDAGLKETPLPGEEVGVVIGSGIGGLSWIEKNRDIVRDKGPRRVSPFFIPGSIVNMPSGIVSILHQFKGPNSATCTACATGAHALGDAYSFIKRGLARAMVSGGTESVICPLALAGFASMRALSSRNEEPQRASRPWDRDRDGFVIAEGAGVMILESLTSANERGAKIYAEVIGTGMSGDAFHMAAPDASGDGAKRAMRAALQDAGISPEDVDYINAHGTSTPVGDIVEIQAVKEVFGSHADELVMNSSKSMIGHTLGAAGGVESAVTVLTLYHGLAHPTVNLENPDEGCDLNLCREGSIQRDFRIGLNNSFGFGGTNACVLFRRWDGS, encoded by the coding sequence ATGACATCAGAGCGTGTCGTCGTAACCGGCCTCGGGCTGGTTACCCCGCTGGGAACCGGGGTCCAGAAGACCTGGAACGCCCTGGTTTCCGGCACCAGTGGGATCGCTCCCATTACCCAATTCGATACGACCGACTTCCCGGTGATCATCGCCGGGGAGGTTAAGGATTTCGTCACCGAGGAATGGTACGACCCGAAAGAAGCACGCAAAGTCGACCGTTTTGTCCATCTGGCGATTTCCGCTGCGGAGCAGGCTGTGAGGGATGCAGGTCTGAAGGAAACACCCCTGCCGGGAGAAGAAGTCGGCGTCGTCATCGGAAGCGGGATCGGGGGCCTTTCCTGGATCGAAAAGAACCGGGATATCGTTCGGGACAAGGGCCCGAGGCGGGTATCTCCCTTCTTCATCCCGGGCTCCATCGTCAATATGCCTTCAGGAATCGTTTCGATCCTCCACCAGTTCAAAGGCCCCAATTCCGCCACCTGCACGGCCTGCGCCACGGGCGCCCACGCCCTGGGTGACGCCTACAGCTTCATCAAGCGGGGACTCGCCCGGGCCATGGTATCGGGAGGGACCGAATCGGTCATCTGTCCCCTTGCCCTGGCCGGATTTGCCTCGATGCGCGCTCTTTCCAGCCGGAACGAAGAGCCTCAGAGAGCTTCACGGCCCTGGGACCGGGATCGGGACGGCTTCGTCATTGCCGAGGGTGCCGGTGTCATGATTCTGGAATCCCTGACCTCCGCAAATGAGCGGGGTGCAAAAATCTATGCGGAAGTGATCGGTACGGGAATGTCCGGGGATGCGTTTCACATGGCTGCTCCCGATGCCTCGGGCGACGGTGCGAAACGAGCCATGCGTGCCGCCCTGCAGGACGCGGGAATCTCTCCGGAAGATGTGGATTACATCAATGCCCACGGGACATCGACACCTGTCGGCGACATCGTGGAGATTCAGGCCGTCAAGGAAGTCTTTGGATCCCATGCCGATGAACTGGTCATGAACTCTTCCAAGTCAATGATCGGTCACACCCTCGGCGCCGCCGGCGGAGTCGAATCGGCCGTGACCGTGCTGACGCTCTACCATGGCCTGGCTCACCCCACGGTCAACCTGGAAAACCCGGACGAAGGCTGCGATCTCAACCTCTGCCGTGAGGGCAGCATCCAGCGTGATTTCCGGATTGGACTGAATAACTCCTTCGGCTTCGGAGGAACGAATGCCTGCGTCCTTTTCCGGCGCTGGGACGGTTCCTGA
- a CDS encoding acyl carrier protein — protein sequence MSVNVEEKVKEIIVKQLGVEADRVVAAAKFIDDLGADSLDTVELVMAFEEEFGVDIPDQEAENIRTVGDAVEYLKAHA from the coding sequence ATGAGCGTTAATGTTGAAGAAAAAGTGAAAGAAATCATCGTTAAGCAGTTAGGTGTTGAAGCTGATCGAGTTGTTGCCGCCGCCAAGTTCATCGACGATCTCGGCGCGGATTCCCTGGACACCGTCGAGCTGGTCATGGCCTTCGAAGAAGAATTTGGCGTCGACATCCCTGACCAGGAAGCGGAGAACATCCGCACCGTCGGTGATGCCGTCGAGTATTTAAAAGCCCACGCATGA
- a CDS encoding PilT/PilU family type 4a pilus ATPase, whose translation MSLEELLRFAKDQGASDLHLKPMRPPLLRIKGKLLPVKGDPLKPEQIEDLVMKILTPPQVEKLNLNQSVDLGYGVKGVARFRGNIYFQRGTISASFRQIPYDIQNIADLNLPEVLYEFCKIKTGLVLVTGATGMGKSTTLAAIIKEIVASRHDHVITIEDPIEFLFSDNKATISQREVGTDTPSFKEALRNAMRQDPDVIMVGEMRDRETISTVLTAAETGHLVFSTLHTNSSAQTIDRIIDAFPSDQQDQIRSQLGQVLRAIVSLKLVPRRDGKGMVAATEIMKNTPKITKSIEEGDIKNIHEEIEGSVAHFRMQSLNQSLIALLVNQVIDYETAMDCSPESDDLSLKLRKLFPHLEQRKEAVVAPSDADFSEVQKLMGIKKLYEEQEEKFRLQMSEKDEIIQQMEEDLQRLRAEIQDVGGASGELRAEIEKLKRANETMDREYQGKLKQLQERIRTLNNELTEARGGSKGDESKSGGFFRR comes from the coding sequence GTGAGTCTCGAAGAACTCTTACGCTTTGCGAAAGACCAGGGCGCATCCGATCTTCACCTGAAACCGATGAGGCCTCCCCTGTTACGGATCAAGGGAAAGCTCCTCCCTGTCAAGGGAGACCCCCTGAAGCCCGAGCAGATCGAGGACCTGGTCATGAAGATCCTCACGCCACCCCAGGTGGAGAAGCTGAATTTGAATCAATCTGTCGATCTGGGGTACGGGGTAAAGGGTGTGGCCCGATTCCGGGGAAACATATATTTCCAGCGAGGAACGATTTCCGCTTCCTTCCGGCAGATCCCCTATGACATCCAGAACATCGCAGATCTGAATCTCCCGGAAGTTCTTTACGAATTCTGCAAAATAAAGACGGGCCTGGTCCTGGTTACCGGGGCGACGGGCATGGGGAAATCTACTACCCTTGCGGCCATTATCAAGGAAATTGTGGCCAGCCGGCATGACCACGTCATCACGATTGAAGATCCCATTGAGTTCCTATTCTCCGACAACAAGGCCACCATCTCCCAGAGAGAGGTAGGAACGGACACTCCCTCCTTCAAGGAGGCCCTCCGCAACGCCATGCGCCAGGACCCCGATGTCATCATGGTCGGTGAAATGCGCGACCGGGAGACGATATCCACGGTTCTCACCGCAGCAGAGACCGGGCATCTGGTCTTTTCGACGCTCCATACGAATTCTTCGGCTCAGACGATCGACCGGATCATCGACGCCTTTCCCTCCGATCAGCAGGATCAGATCCGAAGCCAGCTGGGCCAGGTCCTCCGGGCCATCGTTTCGCTCAAGCTGGTGCCGAGACGGGATGGAAAGGGCATGGTGGCGGCGACTGAAATCATGAAAAACACCCCCAAAATCACAAAGTCGATTGAAGAGGGGGATATCAAGAATATTCACGAAGAGATCGAGGGATCCGTGGCCCACTTCAGGATGCAGAGCCTGAACCAGTCTCTGATCGCCCTCCTGGTTAACCAGGTGATCGACTACGAAACCGCCATGGACTGCTCACCCGAAAGCGACGATCTCTCACTGAAGCTCAGGAAGTTGTTTCCGCATCTCGAACAGAGGAAGGAGGCGGTCGTGGCCCCATCCGATGCAGACTTCTCCGAAGTCCAGAAACTCATGGGTATCAAGAAGCTCTATGAAGAGCAGGAAGAGAAGTTCCGGCTTCAAATGTCGGAGAAAGACGAGATCATCCAGCAGATGGAAGAAGATCTCCAGCGTCTCCGTGCCGAAATCCAGGATGTCGGCGGCGCCAGCGGCGAGCTCCGCGCCGAAATCGAAAAGCTCAAGCGCGCGAACGAAACCATGGACCGCGAATACCAGGGAAAGCTTAAGCAGCTGCAGGAGCGGATCCGTACGCTGAACAACGAACTTACGGAAGCCCGGGGCGGTTCCAAGGGAGACGAAAGCAAATCGGGAGGATTCTTCCGCCGCTGA
- a CDS encoding lysylphosphatidylglycerol synthase domain-containing protein — protein sequence MDVRASRYFRIILGLFGIGILVAFILSLGVREVASSLSKISPVTVLGIVIAYALSYLIRMVKWAVVLHLSPWKFFRIYALQVVVGILTPLRMGEVAHVPLVEPVRGGSTARRTGVFLLIRAVEIGLYLSLVFLSSIALGLFHRQVAIGLAAVAAAGGILFAVLWLGSGRAERFRAFLRETLSTLRETADVRTVLILVALTLIQHLFEWTSAILAMKALTPCSPMVIIATYFLASFASVLSFIPGGLGVGSVTWAYLLHLSCADLLGAGTAAVIHKVLTLGLIAAFAGVTLLVPDRGRPSDG from the coding sequence ATGGACGTCCGCGCCAGCCGTTATTTCCGCATCATTCTGGGATTGTTCGGGATAGGAATCCTCGTCGCCTTCATCCTTTCCCTCGGAGTCAGGGAGGTCGCCTCGTCGCTCTCCAAGATTTCTCCTGTGACGGTCCTCGGGATTGTAATAGCGTACGCACTTTCCTATTTGATCCGCATGGTAAAGTGGGCTGTCGTACTCCATCTTTCGCCATGGAAGTTTTTCAGGATTTACGCCCTTCAGGTGGTGGTTGGGATCCTCACTCCGCTCCGGATGGGCGAAGTGGCCCACGTTCCCCTTGTCGAGCCGGTGCGTGGCGGTTCGACCGCCCGGCGGACCGGCGTGTTTCTTTTAATTCGGGCAGTGGAAATCGGACTCTATCTTTCCCTGGTTTTCCTGTCCTCCATCGCGTTGGGTCTCTTTCATCGCCAGGTGGCCATCGGGCTGGCTGCCGTTGCAGCTGCAGGCGGAATCCTCTTTGCGGTCCTGTGGCTGGGAAGCGGCCGTGCCGAGCGGTTTCGCGCCTTCCTGCGGGAGACCCTTTCCACGCTGAGGGAAACAGCCGATGTGCGGACCGTTTTGATCCTTGTGGCTCTTACCCTGATTCAGCATCTCTTCGAATGGACCTCCGCCATCCTTGCCATGAAGGCCCTGACTCCCTGTTCGCCGATGGTCATCATCGCCACCTACTTCCTCGCCTCCTTTGCCAGTGTCCTTTCCTTTATACCCGGGGGACTCGGTGTGGGTTCCGTAACCTGGGCATACCTCCTTCACCTCTCCTGTGCCGATCTGCTGGGTGCGGGAACGGCGGCCGTTATCCACAAGGTGTTGACCCTGGGCCTGATCGCCGCCTTTGCGGGGGTCACGCTCCTCGTGCCTGATCGCGGACGCCCTTCGGACGGATGA
- a CDS encoding alcohol dehydrogenase catalytic domain-containing protein, translating into MRVNRRFVLSRPGVLDMIEEAVPAAGPGELLVRVQAGLTCGTDMKMFDRGHPKLTFPTPFGHEASGDVVEVGEGVEGFQEGDRVMFPISAPCGTCSYCRINRENLCHTLMEKKLWGTFSDYIVIPSHIVSWQTYTIPERVSYAEAALLDPLASVIFSWQRVKINVPGPLVITGAGAIALMHAWIARERNFEPIFIAGRRPNRLEVFKQYGFETVIMDENLPEIIRSRTDGLGAEVVIETSGNADLWEPGIACLRGGGTFMAFAGCEEGTFTRVDVTALHYEQLTIAGSFHYDRRAVAATYTAIVSGTYPLHQLFSDTYDLPSLPEALDRLRGGEGFKFVIKP; encoded by the coding sequence GTGCGGGTTAACCGAAGGTTTGTCCTGAGCCGGCCGGGCGTCCTGGATATGATCGAGGAAGCGGTTCCCGCCGCGGGTCCGGGTGAACTGCTTGTGCGGGTTCAGGCGGGACTTACCTGCGGTACGGATATGAAGATGTTCGATCGCGGCCATCCAAAGCTCACCTTCCCTACACCCTTTGGTCACGAGGCAAGCGGCGACGTCGTCGAGGTGGGAGAAGGTGTGGAAGGGTTCCAGGAGGGAGACCGGGTCATGTTTCCCATTTCGGCTCCCTGCGGGACCTGTTCGTATTGCAGGATAAACCGGGAAAACCTCTGCCACACGCTGATGGAGAAAAAGCTCTGGGGTACCTTCAGCGACTATATCGTCATTCCTTCTCATATCGTTTCGTGGCAGACTTACACAATTCCTGAACGGGTTTCCTATGCGGAGGCCGCGCTCCTCGATCCTCTGGCTTCGGTGATCTTCTCCTGGCAGAGGGTGAAAATAAACGTGCCCGGTCCCCTGGTGATTACCGGTGCCGGTGCGATTGCCCTGATGCATGCATGGATTGCCCGGGAACGGAACTTCGAGCCCATCTTTATCGCGGGGAGAAGACCGAACCGCCTGGAGGTTTTCAAACAGTACGGGTTCGAGACAGTGATCATGGACGAAAACTTGCCTGAAATCATTCGATCCCGGACCGATGGCCTGGGTGCGGAAGTGGTGATTGAAACCAGCGGAAATGCCGACCTTTGGGAGCCCGGCATCGCCTGCCTCCGGGGTGGTGGTACCTTCATGGCATTCGCCGGTTGTGAAGAAGGGACCTTCACCCGTGTGGATGTCACCGCCCTCCATTATGAACAGCTCACGATCGCCGGATCTTTCCATTACGACAGGAGGGCCGTTGCCGCAACGTACACAGCCATCGTGTCAGGAACCTATCCCCTTCACCAGCTTTTTTCGGACACCTATGATCTGCCCTCTCTTCCGGAAGCCCTCGATCGGCTCAGGGGAGGGGAGGGATTCAAGTTCGTGATCAAGCCATGA
- a CDS encoding alcohol dehydrogenase catalytic domain-containing protein — protein MKVAVATDHLTVRTEEWPEPVPGPGELRVRIRVCGACTSDVLSWYVKKKAPVVLGHEPVAEVLEPGDGVDGFRPGQRLFVHHHAPCGSCRFCRREQYILCPTWRKQALSPGGFAEEAIVRSQAVRMDTLTLPDEVSDEAAALIEPFACSIHAFRQAGIRPDDRVILIGMGGMGFLNAYAARAYGVKEIAVTDLMPERLEMARDHGFGSVIDGNTPDAAEALREASGGEGGDIVIVGPGYLPAMELGMKVVAPGGTVVLFTPSAPEDVLGISPHHLYFNDITVTTSYSCDPNDTKESLRMIAGGALPVDRLITHRFPLDRVEDALKILSAGGRVLKVLVDVS, from the coding sequence ATGAAAGTCGCCGTCGCCACCGACCATCTCACCGTCCGTACCGAAGAGTGGCCCGAGCCCGTACCGGGTCCGGGAGAGCTCCGGGTGCGAATCCGGGTGTGCGGAGCCTGTACCTCCGATGTCCTCTCGTGGTACGTGAAGAAGAAAGCGCCTGTCGTCCTCGGCCATGAACCGGTCGCCGAGGTGCTGGAACCGGGGGACGGAGTGGATGGGTTCCGGCCCGGACAGCGCCTCTTTGTCCATCACCATGCCCCCTGCGGTTCCTGCAGGTTCTGCAGGAGAGAACAATATATTCTCTGCCCCACCTGGAGAAAGCAAGCCCTCTCTCCCGGAGGGTTTGCCGAGGAAGCGATCGTCCGGTCCCAGGCGGTGCGCATGGATACGCTAACCCTTCCCGACGAGGTCTCCGATGAGGCCGCTGCCCTGATCGAACCCTTTGCCTGCTCGATCCATGCCTTCCGGCAGGCTGGCATCCGTCCCGACGACCGGGTAATCCTCATTGGAATGGGGGGGATGGGTTTTTTAAATGCGTACGCGGCCAGGGCCTACGGGGTCAAAGAGATCGCCGTGACCGACCTTATGCCAGAACGGCTGGAGATGGCCCGTGATCACGGGTTTGGATCGGTGATCGATGGAAATACTCCCGATGCTGCGGAGGCTCTCCGGGAAGCCTCGGGCGGGGAGGGGGGCGACATCGTGATTGTGGGCCCCGGGTATCTGCCTGCCATGGAATTAGGAATGAAGGTTGTCGCCCCTGGAGGAACGGTCGTCCTCTTCACGCCATCGGCGCCCGAAGACGTCCTGGGTATCTCCCCGCATCACCTCTACTTCAACGACATCACCGTCACGACTTCCTACTCCTGCGATCCCAACGACACGAAAGAATCCCTCCGTATGATCGCCGGTGGTGCCCTGCCCGTGGATCGGCTCATTACCCATCGCTTTCCACTGGACCGTGTGGAGGACGCCCTGAAAATCCTGTCGGCGGGGGGAAGGGTTCTGAAGGTGCTGGTGGATGTCAGTTAA
- a CDS encoding cupin domain-containing protein: MSVKKFLESWRWEGVTNLPYADGEGFAGATRKILVEGSEVILRYFELEVKGFSRRERHPHEHAVIILRGTGEVLVGDAWTEVKPFDAVHIPGNVEHQLKNTGPEPFGFLCAIRPKTTS; encoded by the coding sequence ATGTCAGTTAAGAAGTTTCTCGAATCGTGGCGATGGGAGGGCGTGACCAACCTGCCCTATGCAGATGGGGAGGGTTTTGCCGGGGCGACCCGGAAGATCCTTGTCGAAGGTTCCGAGGTTATCCTCCGCTACTTCGAGCTGGAAGTGAAAGGATTTTCCCGAAGAGAGCGCCATCCCCACGAGCATGCCGTTATCATCCTGCGGGGAACAGGGGAAGTTCTGGTAGGCGATGCGTGGACCGAAGTGAAGCCCTTCGACGCCGTCCACATCCCCGGGAACGTCGAGCACCAGCTGAAAAACACGGGGCCCGAACCCTTCGGCTTCCTCTGCGCCATCCGCCCAAAGACTACCAGCTAG
- a CDS encoding type II toxin-antitoxin system HicB family antitoxin, which yields MTRYEVIIYWSDEDQAFIAEVPELPGCAADGTTRQEALANVDVIIQEWLDTARELGREIPEPKGRLVYA from the coding sequence ATGACCAGATATGAAGTGATTATTTATTGGAGTGACGAGGATCAGGCATTCATTGCGGAGGTTCCGGAACTGCCGGGCTGTGCGGCCGACGGTACAACCAGGCAGGAAGCGCTTGCGAACGTGGACGTAATCATTCAGGAGTGGTTGGATACCGCGCGAGAGCTTGGAAGGGAAATTCCAGAGCCTAAGGGCCGTCTTGTATACGCATAA
- a CDS encoding type II toxin-antitoxin system HicA family toxin, with protein MVPDEKLLIRILRGSSDANIPFHDLCNLLLQLGFDERTRGDHHIFTRSCIEEILNIQPKGAKAKPYQVRQVRKIVLKYRLGG; from the coding sequence ATGGTCCCGGATGAAAAACTTCTTATCCGCATTCTTCGCGGGTCATCGGATGCTAATATTCCTTTTCATGATCTTTGTAACCTTCTCTTACAACTAGGATTCGATGAGAGAACTCGCGGAGACCATCATATCTTCACTAGAAGCTGCATTGAGGAGATTTTGAATATTCAGCCGAAAGGCGCGAAAGCGAAACCTTATCAGGTTAGACAGGTTCGTAAAATTGTCCTGAAGTATCGCTTAGGAGGATAG